Proteins encoded together in one Tripterygium wilfordii isolate XIE 37 chromosome 14, ASM1340144v1, whole genome shotgun sequence window:
- the LOC120015131 gene encoding scarecrow-like protein 15: MRVPVSSSQNNHQPSSPKSNISHNTTTNTITQDFVYEPTSVLDLHQSPSPGTEKPVVSDKLSQPNDPPPLDWEDHALQNLDWDSIMQDFEFHDESVVPALTSTTVNSQFTTAGSDSHDQNITHKLSELVGFNQLAQLDPTQFLNPDVFSNAIPSHNLNSNSFNLTSNWSSIGLDFIQELNRAADCFDSKELQLAQVILDRLNQRLRAPVGKPIQRAAFFFKEALQSLLNGSIRPNRLSSWPEIVQTIRAYKAFSSLSPIPMFTHFTANQALLESMEGSPPFIHIIDFDIGLGGQYASFMRELAEKAISCKINAPVLRITAVVAEEYAIETRLIRENLTQFAQELKIRFQIEFVLIRTFEMLAFKAVKFMDGERIAVLLSPAIFRRLGTTTNFASFFSDLRRVSPSVVVFVDNEVWNESGAASFWRNFINSLGFYSVMFESLDAAIAGGDWARRIEMFLLRPKIFAAVEAAGRRVASSWRELCCGAGMKPVQLSQFAEFQAECLLRKVQVGGFHVAKRQADLVLCWHEHALVATSAWRCK, translated from the coding sequence ATGAGAGTCCCTGTTTCTTCCTCACAAAACAATCATCAGCCTTCTAGTCCCAAGTCAAATATTTCCCacaacaccaccaccaacacTATCACACAAGACTTTGTCTACGAACCCACCTCGGTTCTTGACCTGCATCAGAGTCCTAGTCCAGGAACGGAGAAGCCGGTGGTTTCAGACAAGCTGTCACAGCCTAATGATCCGCCTCCTTTGGATTGGGAGGATCACGCGCTACAGAATTTGGATTGGGACTCTATTATGCAAGATTTTGAGTTTCATGACGAATCCGTAGTTCCTGCTTTGACGAGCACTACTGTTAATTCTCAATTCACCACTGCCGGCAGCGATTCTCATGATCAGAATATTACACATAAGTTGTCTGAGTTGGTTGGGTTTAATCAGCTGGCACAGTTAGATCCTACTCAATTTTTGAACCCTGATGTGTTTTCAAATGCAATTCCGTCTCATAATTTGAACTCCAACTCGTTTAATCTTACGAGTAATTGGAGCAGTATTGGTCTTGATTTTATTCAAGAACTTAACAGAGCAGCTGACTGTTTCGACTCGAAAGAGTTACAACTGGCTCAGGTGATACTGGACCGCCTCAATCAACGGTTACGAGCACCAGTTGGGAAACCAATTCAAAGAGCAGCGTTTTTCTTCAAAGAAGCTCTTCAGTCTCTTCTCAACGGGTCGATTCGCCCGAACCGACTCTCTTCCTGGCCCGAGATTGTTCAAACTATCAGAGCCTACAAAGCCTTCTCGTCTTTGTCTCCGATTCCAATGTTCACTCACTTTACTGCCAATCAAGCACTTCTCGAATCCATGGAAGGATCTCCACCGTTCATCCACATCATTGATTTCGATATCGGACTCGGCGGCCAGTATGCTTCGTTCATGAGAGAACTTGCGGAGAAAGCAATCTCTTGCAAAATCAATGCTCCTGTTCTTAGAATCACTGCTGTTGTGGCCGAAGAGTACGCGATCGAAACCAGATTGATCAGAGAAAATCTCACTCAGTTCGCTCAAGAACTCAAAATCAGATTCCAAATTGAGTTCGTTCTTATCCGCACTTTTGAAATGTTAGCTTTCAAGGCAGTCAAGTTTATGGACGGAGAGAGAATCGCGGTTCTGTTGTCTCCGGCAATCTTCCGCCGTCTCGGCACGACGACAAATTTCGCTAGCTTTTTCAGTGATCTCCGCCGCGTGTCACCAAGCGTCGTGGTTTTCGTGGACAATGAAGTATGGAATGAATCAGGAGCGGCGTCGTTTTGGAGGAATTTTATCAACAGTCTCGGGTTTTACTCGGTGATGTTTGAATCCCTGGACGCGGCTATTGCGGGGGGTGATTGGGCGAGGAGGATAGAGATGTTTTTACTGCGACCTAAAATTTTTGCGGCGGTGGAAGCGGCTGGCAGGCGAGTGGCGTCGTCGTGGAGGGAGTTGTGTTGTGGAGCGGGAATGAAGCCGGTGCAATTGAGTCAGTTCGCGGAATTTCAAGCGGAGTGTTTGCTGAGGAAGGTACAAGTAGGAGGCTTCCACGTGGCAAAAAGACAAGCTGATTTGGTGCTTTGTTGGCACGAACATGCCCTGGTTGCCACGTCGGCTTGGCGGTGTAAATGA